In one window of Brassica rapa cultivar Chiifu-401-42 chromosome A07, CAAS_Brap_v3.01, whole genome shotgun sequence DNA:
- the LOC103828565 gene encoding pentatricopeptide repeat-containing protein At3g25210, mitochondrial, producing MSAALRRIILLSSVKRAWNLPPPCLSSAVSRLPISFSSVSSPPQSNPPPSRIRTRTPLETQFETWIQNLKPGFTHPDVVAALRAQSDPDLAYDIFRWTAQQRGYKHNHEAYHSMIKQAIAGKRNKFAETLIDEVVAGACEMSVPLYNTIIRFCCGRKFLFNRAFDVYNKMLRSDNDSRPDLETFTLLLSSLLKRFNKLNVCYVYLHAVRSLTKQMKSSGVIPDTFVLNMIIKAYAKCLEVDEALRVFREMPLYGSEPNAYTYGYLTKGLCEKGRVEQGLGFYKEMRSKGMVPSGSCYMVLICSLAMERRLDEAVEVVFDMLANSLSPDMLTYNTALAELCREGRGNEALELLEEWKKRDPVMGERNYRTLMDEVYFMNKG from the coding sequence ATGTCAGCAGCCCTCCGTCGCATCATACTCCTCTCCTCCGTAAAGCGCGCCTGGAATCTACCTCCGCCTTGCCTTTCCTCCGCCGTGAGTCGCCTACCCATATCTTTCTCCTCCGTCTCATCTCCGCCTCAATCAAACCCGCCCCCTTCCCGGATCCGAACCCGGACTCCCCTCGAAACCCAATTCGAGACGTGGATCCAGAATCTGAAACCAGGCTTCACACACCCCGACGTGGTGGCGGCGTTGCGTGCCCAATCCGATCCGGATCTCGCCTACGACATATTCCGCTGGACAGCTCAGCAGCGAGGCTACAAGCACAACCACGAGGCTTACCACTCTATGATCAAGCAAGCAATCGCCGGAAAACGTAACAAGTTCGCCGAAACCCTAATCGACGAAGTCGTCGCCGGCGCTTGCGAGATGAGCGTTCCTCTCTACAACACCATCATCCGATTCTGCTGCGGCCGTAAGTTCCTTTTCAATCGAGCTTTCGATGTTTACAACAAGATGCTTCGATCAGATAATGACTCGAGACCTGACCTTGAGACCTTTACTTTGCTTCTGAGCTCACTGCTCAAGAGATTCAACAAGTTGAATGTCTGCTATGTGTATCTCCACGCCGTTAGATCGCTCACTAAGCAGATGAAGTCGAGCGGAGTGATTCCAGATACGTTTGTGTTGAACATGATTATTAAAGCGTATGCAAAGTGTCTTGAGGTTGATGAGGCTTTAAGGGTGTTCCGTGAGATGCCTCTCTACGGGTCCGAGCCCAATGCTTATACGTATGGTTACTTGACGAAAGGGCTTTGTGAGAAAGGAAGGGTGGaacagggtttagggttctaCAAGGAGATGAGAAGCAAGGGAATGGTTCCTAGTGGGAGTTGTTACATGGTTCTGATTTGTAGTCTTGCGATGGAAAGGAGATTGGACGAAGCGGTCGAGGTTGTGTTTGACATGTTGGCGAATTCTCTGTCTCCGGATATGTTGACTTATAATACGGCCTTGGCAGAGTTGTGCAGAGAGGGAAGAGGGAATGAAGCTCTTGAGCTGCTTGAGGAGTGGAAGAAAAGAGATCCCGTGATGGGCGAAAGGAACTATAGAACGTTGATGGATGAGGTGTATTTTATGAATAAGGGATGA
- the LOC117126893 gene encoding kinesin-like protein KIN-7F: MGWEGAIRAHGCILSDLILINEGLMWLQMEKQMAKLRKQRDLAESMLEDEENRRRCLSVIKRSLMKRDFGVDGDFERKQQEILVLWQSCNVSLVRRTYFFLLFKGDEADSVYFKGDEAELS; the protein is encoded by the exons ATGGGATGGGAGGGGGCGATACGTGCACATGGGTGTATTTTAAGTGACTTAATACTAATTAATGAAGGTTTAATGTGGTTGCAGATGGAAAAGCAGATGGCAAAGTTGAGAAAACAGAGGGATCTTGCTGAGTCCATGCTTGAAGATGAAGAAAATAGAAGGAGATGTCTAAGCGTCATCAAGAG GTCTCTAATGAAAAGGGACTTTGGTGTGGACGGGGACTTTGAGAGAAAGCAGCAAGAGATTCTGGTGCTATGGCAAAGCTGTAACGTCTCTTTGGTGCGTAGAACATATTTTTTCCTGCTCTTCAAAGGAGATGAGGCTGATTCAGTCTACTTCAAAGGAGATGAGGCTGAGTTGAGCTAA
- the LOC103828855 gene encoding uncharacterized protein LOC103828855 isoform X2, whose amino-acid sequence MHLKKNGKSECWSHGYGTTTPKINLKLFSGWKLSLWMKRMVNTDNLAPCTVTQMVKPTSNKVVTVDDFPLSCFKTIDQLMCIEESTCVMLASILAIQKAIPWFYVGCKGCCGKATPYFNPVTEEIEANKYACDSCEKEETITSIRYKLQVKVADHTGSTSFLLFDREVIQLIHKSAYELLEQQVQFNREDEIPQELLGLEGRKIVWVIRVKGTEKNFRQPSFNVVKLSDTPDVIHNFQDNMRMEVEKYIFRSQ is encoded by the exons ATGCATCTAAAAAAGAATGGAAAATCCGAGTGTTGGTCTCACGGGTATGGAACTACTACTCCAAAAATAAACCTGAAGTTGTTCTCGGGATGGAAGCTATCCTTGTGGATGAAAAG AATGGTGAACACTGATAATTTGGCTCCATGTACGGTTACTCAAATGGTAAAACCCACTTCAAATAAAGTGGTAACCGTTGATGATTTCCCATTAAGCTGCTTCAAAACAATCGATCAGCTCATGTGCATCGAG gAAAGTACTTGTGTTATGTTAGCATCTATCTTAGCAATTCAAAAGGCAATTCCTTGGTTCTATGTTGGGTGCAAAGGCTGTTGTGGGAAAGCTACACCATATTTCAACCCAGTGACTGAGGAAATTGAGGCCAACAAATATGCATGTGACTCTTGCGAGAAGGAAGAAACCATCACAAGTATAAG GTACAAACTGCAAGTCAAAGTAGCTGATCATACTGGAAGTACATCTTTTCTATTATTTGATAGAGAAGTTATACAACTCATTCATAAATCTGCTTATGAATTGCTTGAACAACAAGTGCAG TTTAACCGTGAGGATGAAATTCCTCAAGAACTATTGGGTTTGGAAGGAAGAAAGATTGTTTGGGTTATCCGTGTAAAGGGTACGGAGAAAAATTTCAGACAACCAAGTTTTAACGTTGTCAAACTCAGTGATACGCCTGATGTGATCCATAATTTTCAAGATAATATGAGAATGGAG GTGGAAAAATACATCTTCAGAAGCCAATAA
- the LOC103828855 gene encoding uncharacterized protein LOC103828855 isoform X1, whose protein sequence is MHLKKNGKSECWSHGYGTTTPKINLKLFSGWKLSLWMKRMVNTDNLAPCTVTQMVKPTSNKVVTVDDFPLSCFKTIDQLMCIEESTCVMLASILAIQKAIPWFYVGCKGCCGKATPYFNPVTEEIEANKYACDSCEKEETITSIRYKLQVKVADHTGSTSFLLFDREVIQLIHKSAYELLEQQVQFNREDEIPQELLGLEGRKIVWVIRVKGTEKNFRQPSFNVVKLSDTPDVIHNFQDNMRMEVGTHSDFPLSSRTCSAMQVEKYIFRSQ, encoded by the exons ATGCATCTAAAAAAGAATGGAAAATCCGAGTGTTGGTCTCACGGGTATGGAACTACTACTCCAAAAATAAACCTGAAGTTGTTCTCGGGATGGAAGCTATCCTTGTGGATGAAAAG AATGGTGAACACTGATAATTTGGCTCCATGTACGGTTACTCAAATGGTAAAACCCACTTCAAATAAAGTGGTAACCGTTGATGATTTCCCATTAAGCTGCTTCAAAACAATCGATCAGCTCATGTGCATCGAG gAAAGTACTTGTGTTATGTTAGCATCTATCTTAGCAATTCAAAAGGCAATTCCTTGGTTCTATGTTGGGTGCAAAGGCTGTTGTGGGAAAGCTACACCATATTTCAACCCAGTGACTGAGGAAATTGAGGCCAACAAATATGCATGTGACTCTTGCGAGAAGGAAGAAACCATCACAAGTATAAG GTACAAACTGCAAGTCAAAGTAGCTGATCATACTGGAAGTACATCTTTTCTATTATTTGATAGAGAAGTTATACAACTCATTCATAAATCTGCTTATGAATTGCTTGAACAACAAGTGCAG TTTAACCGTGAGGATGAAATTCCTCAAGAACTATTGGGTTTGGAAGGAAGAAAGATTGTTTGGGTTATCCGTGTAAAGGGTACGGAGAAAAATTTCAGACAACCAAGTTTTAACGTTGTCAAACTCAGTGATACGCCTGATGTGATCCATAATTTTCAAGATAATATGAGAATGGAG GTTGGTACACATTCAGATTTCCCTTTAAGTTCACGTACATGTTCTGCAATGCAG GTGGAAAAATACATCTTCAGAAGCCAATAA